The genome window TGACCGGCCAGGGAGACGGCACCTGGCTCGTCGGCTCCAATAACGAGCCCGTCGGCGATGCCTGGCTATGGCTCGACGCACGGGCCGCCCCGACCGTCAATCGCCTGACTAGCCATCCGGACAATCGCGCGCGTTTCGAGGCGACCGGCACCGGGCTCAACACCTGTCAGCAGGGCTCGCAGCTCGCGCATATGGACCGCTATATGCCGGAGCTTCTCGATCGCGCCGAAACGGCGCTGCATTGCAAGGATTGGCTCTACCTCAATCTCACCGGCATTCGCGCGACCGATCCGTCCGAGGCAAGCTTCACTTTCGGCAATTTCCGCACGCGTCGCTACGATTCCGTCGTCATCGACGCGCTCGGCCTCAATCACAGAACATCCCTTCTGCCCGAGATCATCGAAGGGACCGAGCTCACGCATCCGCTATCGGCCGATGCGGCAAGCGCGACCGGGCTGCTGGCCGGCACGCCCGTCTGCCTTGGCTATGTCGATATGGTCATGACGGCGCTCGGCGCGGGAGTGCGTACCGCCGGCCAGAATGCCGCTTGCTCGACGATTGGCTCGACAGGTGTGCATATGCGCGCCAAGGCGGTCTCCGATGTCCAGCTCAATGCCGAGGGCACCGGCTATATCATCACCCTGCCGATCCCCGGCATCGTCACCCAGGTTCAGACCAATATGGGTGCGACGATCAATATCGACTGGATTTTGCAGATTGCCGCCGATCTGATGTCCGAAGCGGGCAAGCCTGTAGCCGCCTCGGATCTCATCTCCCGGATCGACGCCTGGTTCGCTCAAAGCCGTCCCGGTTCCATTCTCTACCACCCTTATGTTTCCGAGGCGGGAGAACGCGGCCCCTTCGTCAATGCCCATGCGCGGGCCGGCTTTACCGGGCTCTCCATTCGCCACGGCTTTCCGGACTTGGTTCGCGCCGTGGTCGAAGGGCTCGGCATGGCGACGCGCGATTGTTACGCGGCGATGGGCGATATGCCGCTCGAGCTGCGGATGACGGGCGGAGCGGCACGGAGCCGCGCACTGCGGCAATCGCTCTCGGCCGCCGTCAATGCGCCGGTCAGAGTCTCTGAACGCCAGGAGGCGGGAGCCGCAGGTGTTGCCATGATGGCCGCGGTCGCAATCGGCGCCTATGCGACCATGGACGACTGCATTGCCGAATGGG of Rhizobium sp. NXC24 contains these proteins:
- a CDS encoding FGGY-family carbohydrate kinase codes for the protein MPSNETLIIGIDAGTSVIKAVAFELSGRQIASASARNQYTMGDDGSATQPLGRTWTDCVSALRGLADMVNDLAARTAIIAVTGQGDGTWLVGSNNEPVGDAWLWLDARAAPTVNRLTSHPDNRARFEATGTGLNTCQQGSQLAHMDRYMPELLDRAETALHCKDWLYLNLTGIRATDPSEASFTFGNFRTRRYDSVVIDALGLNHRTSLLPEIIEGTELTHPLSADAASATGLLAGTPVCLGYVDMVMTALGAGVRTAGQNAACSTIGSTGVHMRAKAVSDVQLNAEGTGYIITLPIPGIVTQVQTNMGATINIDWILQIAADLMSEAGKPVAASDLISRIDAWFAQSRPGSILYHPYVSEAGERGPFVNAHARAGFTGLSIRHGFPDLVRAVVEGLGMATRDCYAAMGDMPLELRMTGGAARSRALRQSLSAAVNAPVRVSERQEAGAAGVAMMAAVAIGAYATMDDCIAEWVTPLLGETEAPDADEARRYDRLFAAYLEVRQAIAPAWDKLASQP